A window of Bradyrhizobium sp. AZCC 1719 genomic DNA:
CGGCGCGGCATTGACCGGGGTCCTGGATGTCGCCGGGAAGCAAAACGGCCGTTCTGCCGGCTTCCGTCACCATCCGCTCGGTCTCCCGGGCATCGTCATGCTCGTCGAGATAGGAGATCAGAACGTCAGCTCCTTCTCGGGCGTAGGCGATGGCAACCGCGCGGCCGATCCCGCTATCGCCACCGGTGATGACGACCTTCTTGCCGTTGAGGCGGCCGCTGCCCTTGTATGTCGTTTCGCCATGGTCGGGCACCGGATTCATCGCGGCAGTCTTGCCGGGCATCGGCTGGTGTTGGTTCGGAAAGGGAGGGCGGGGATAATGCAGCATGGCTCAGCCTGTGCTCTCTTTTATCTCAATTCTCCTTAACATCCGCTTGGCAGGTTCGCTCCTGCGTTGGCGAGCCGGGCAGGCGAGGGGCGCGGGGAATGCGAGGAACGAAGTGAGGCATCGCCGATTGATATGGAAGGTCCCGTCTTAAGGATTACAAAACGACATATCTTGCATGCCTTGCGCTCATGCTCCTCGGCGCGCCTGCAAAAGACCGGCATCAACTCCACCCTCGGCATCGCTCCGAAGACGGAAGATTTCGTGAGGCAAGTTGCCATCAGTGACATGTTCGAAATTCAGTCCAGCAGGATCGCGCAGGAACGGGGCAACGCCGACCAGAAGGCGTTTGCCGGGACCATGATCAAGGATCATCAAGTGACTTCGGCTGATCTGATGGATCATGCCGGCGAGTGGAAAACGGCACTGCCGACCAAGCTGCACAGCCTCCACCAAAGCAAGATCGACAAGCTAAAATCTCTTCATGGCACCGAGTTCAGCTCCCGATACAATCTTGACCAGGTCAGCGGCCACAAAGATGCCGTTTCGCTGTTTGAACGGTACGCGAAAGGCGGCGACGACCCGAACCTCAAGGAATGGGCAGAAAAGACGCTGCCGACCCTGTGGCATCATCTCGAAATGGCCCAGGAGATAGCGGCCGGAAAGCCTGTTGAAAGCACTAGATGCCGATCATAGGACTTGCGAGGGAGGCCGGTCCCAAGGCTCCGGTATAAACGGGGGTCCGGCTCCGAGACCGAAATTCATGCCAGGAATTCGCGATAGGGCACATCTGCTTGGCCGCCAAACGCGGGAGGAGGTTGCGCAGGCAATCGTCTGGCTGCTGTCGGACGCATCCTCGCAGGTCACTCATCGATATAGCAGGTGCGGCCGCTGATGGCGGCGGGCGTGGGCTCTGGTCGCTACAAGGCTTGCGCGAGCGCATGGACGAAGAGAGACCGGGCCTCCAGCGAATTTATGGCGGTGAAAAGCCGGCCGCAAAGATGGCGCCCAAGAAAGTCCAAGGGCGTGCGGGCCGAGAAGAAGGTAGGCGCTAGAAATGCCAGCATGCCAAGATACTTTTTCCGTGTGGACCACGACCGACCTGAGCCGGACGAGGAGGGAGAAGAACTGGCCGGATGCGCAAGCCGCGTGGCGCGAGGCAACGGTGACGGTGGGGCAGATCATTCAGGACCTCGATGGGAGGTTGCGTCCCGGCAAGGATTAGCGACTGGAAGTGACCGACGAATTCGCGAACCGGCTGTACGTCATCCACCTCTACGCCGAAAAACCAAAGTGATGGCTTGGGCGAATGCTGAAGGCTGAACGGCCGGCTATCTCGGGCTGCGCAATTCCGGGGATGCCAGCCACCGGTCTATCGCGGCTGCAGCATCACTGGAGACCGCTGTCTGTATCAGACGGTCGCGTTCCTGGCCCGGCGGTAAGCCGTCGGCTTTTGCGCGCGCGAGAGACGCGACTTGTTTCAAGCGTTCCTGAAGCGAAAGGACCGGGCGGCTGCGGTTGCGCTTTTTCTTCATGTTAGATCTCCTGCGAGATCTGAACTTTCCACATCGCAGCGGCCTCATCCTTAACCTTTGTTGGGAACCGCGCCCTTCCGCGCCCGTTTTTCCAGAGAAAGTGGACCGCGAAGGAGAATCTGGTTTGGATAAAGAATCGATCGTCGCGACCCTATTACGGCGGCTTGATGCGGTCACGGGGCTCGATGAGGCGGACATCGCCGCCATCCGCGCGCTTCCGATTGTCGTTCGTCCGTGGGAGGCCGGACGAGCCATCGTTTCCGACGGCGACCGCCCGACGGAATGCTGTCTGGTGATCGAGGGATTCTGCGTGCGCTCCAAAACGATAATGAACGGCCAGCGGCAAATTCTTTCCATTCATATCTCCGGGGACATCCCCGACCTTCAGAGCCTATATCTGCACCGCATGGACCACGATCTCATCAGCTTGGTCCCCTCCAGGTTGGGCTTTATCAGTCACGCCGCGCTGCGGGCTATGACGCGCGGGAATCCGAACATCACCGAGGTGCTCTGGCGCGACACACTGATCGATGCCGCGATGTTCCGGGAATGGATTGTCAATGTTGGGCAACGGCCGGCCGCGAGCCGGCTTGCTCACATCGTCGTTGAGTTGCGCAGACGTCTCGCCATCACGGGCTACACGGAATCAGGCGCGTTCGAGATGCCTCTCACGCAGGAGCAGATTGGCGAGACGCTGGGCATAAC
This region includes:
- a CDS encoding DUF4142 domain-containing protein; the encoded protein is MHALRSCSSARLQKTGINSTLGIAPKTEDFVRQVAISDMFEIQSSRIAQERGNADQKAFAGTMIKDHQVTSADLMDHAGEWKTALPTKLHSLHQSKIDKLKSLHGTEFSSRYNLDQVSGHKDAVSLFERYAKGGDDPNLKEWAEKTLPTLWHHLEMAQEIAAGKPVESTRCRS
- a CDS encoding Crp/Fnr family transcriptional regulator encodes the protein MDKESIVATLLRRLDAVTGLDEADIAAIRALPIVVRPWEAGRAIVSDGDRPTECCLVIEGFCVRSKTIMNGQRQILSIHISGDIPDLQSLYLHRMDHDLISLVPSRLGFISHAALRAMTRGNPNITEVLWRDTLIDAAMFREWIVNVGQRPAASRLAHIVVELRRRLAITGYTESGAFEMPLTQEQIGETLGITPVHANRIIKQLRDENILDINRGRVRVLNETRLAELAQFDDRYLHQSPSL